A part of Myxococcales bacterium genomic DNA contains:
- the pheS gene encoding phenylalanine--tRNA ligase subunit alpha has product MKSALLKLKDEALSKFYEAQSKEQLNVLKAFYLGKKGELKKVLSSLGKIPAQARADLGKVANEVRDSLLSELDIKERALNDAAKSAQLKKAIDTTLPGRSHDFGALHPLTETAETIFAVLEKLGFVKASGPEIEHDFYNFEALNIPKSHPARDMQDTFYVSDDVVLRTHTSPVQIRAMFAKKDPPLRIMSFGRVFRRDDDITHSPMFTQIEGLYVDEHVSLADLKGTLSAFAAGVFSKSAHIRMRPSYFPFTEPSMEVDVSCFACDKDPACRLCKGTGWIEILGAGMVDPAVFTACGYDSEKYRGFAFGLGVERIAMLRHGIPDIRLFYENDVRFLRQF; this is encoded by the coding sequence CTGAAATCCGCCTTGTTAAAACTTAAAGACGAGGCGCTTTCGAAATTTTATGAAGCTCAAAGTAAAGAGCAGCTGAATGTTCTTAAAGCGTTTTACTTAGGTAAGAAGGGCGAACTCAAAAAAGTGTTGTCTTCTCTTGGCAAGATTCCCGCTCAGGCGAGAGCTGATCTAGGCAAAGTAGCTAATGAAGTTAGAGACAGTCTCTTGAGTGAACTTGATATCAAAGAAAGAGCACTCAATGATGCAGCAAAAAGTGCACAACTTAAGAAAGCTATAGATACAACATTGCCTGGCCGCAGTCACGATTTCGGTGCGCTTCACCCTTTGACTGAAACTGCCGAGACAATTTTTGCGGTGTTGGAAAAGCTTGGCTTCGTAAAAGCAAGTGGCCCGGAAATTGAACACGATTTTTATAATTTTGAGGCATTAAATATTCCCAAAAGTCACCCCGCACGTGATATGCAGGATACCTTCTATGTCAGTGATGATGTGGTGCTTCGCACTCATACGAGTCCTGTCCAAATTAGGGCTATGTTTGCCAAAAAAGATCCGCCATTACGTATCATGAGTTTTGGACGGGTTTTTAGGCGTGATGACGATATTACTCACTCGCCCATGTTCACTCAGATAGAAGGCCTTTATGTCGACGAGCATGTTTCTCTTGCAGACCTTAAAGGGACACTTTCTGCTTTTGCTGCAGGTGTTTTTTCTAAAAGTGCTCATATTAGAATGAGACCAAGCTACTTCCCATTCACAGAACCATCAATGGAAGTTGATGTAAGTTGTTTTGCCTGTGATAAAGATCCTGCGTGCAGGTTATGTAAAGGCACCGGATGGATTGAAATTTTAGGAGCCGGCATGGTTGACCCTGCGGTATTCACCGCATGTGGGTACGACAGTGAGAAGTACCGTGGTTTTGCCTTTGGTCTCGGAGTTGAGCGAATAGCAATGCTGCGTCATGGTATCCCAGATATTCGTTTATTTTACGAAAATGACGTGCGTTTTCTTCGGCAATTTTAA
- the thrS gene encoding threonine--tRNA ligase, which translates to MSDIQIKLPDGSSRALAQGANARELARSISPQLAKKVVVALVNGKIQDLADPLNDGDQVVLLDAKCSEAHDVINHSCEHVLAAAVVELFPQAQVTMGPKNHQEGFYYDFDIGRPFLEEDIALIEKKMASLIKSGISFKKSWKNKAQAREIFEKLGQRYKPEILDWIDGDSVTLYESAHFIDLCRGPHLPSGNFIKAFKLLGVSGSYWRGDSSKEMLQRISGVAFASQQELDEYIFRLEEAKRRDHRKLGPRHNLFFVSEKFSSWDDNHVASSEARVVVSVPAAHVGHNSLQKIVAHLEDLLMQLKEKLPSKSLSLRGINVLPKSEDCEKAVADLRIFSCAQDAKVRKDVLDEVLRFNQKNNECEVKCQYETHAIEEVGPGLVMWLPDGGRLRTLVEDFSKKRHMDNGYDMVYSPHIAKSDLWRISGHLGFYQDSMFAPMNVEGNEYLLKPMNCPFHVLMYKFKPRSYRELPLRLAEFGTVYRYELAGVLHGLMRVRGFTQDDAHLFCRWDQLDEELDKVLTFVLSMLKAFGFSDFEVNISTRPEKYVGDLNDWVRAEKSLKLAVERTKLSFQTDEGGGAFYGPKIDIKLKDCLGRMWQCSTVQLDFNNPERFDLSFINNNGEKERPVMLHRALFGSVERFIGILIEHYAGAFPAWLSPKQVRVLTVSDKHNDHAMKVAQALTGAGIRAEFKESHDKLGAKIRDAQLDKIPMMVIVGDQEVKENGGTLRLRSQEVKGFYPLDALVELIRDECKQPV; encoded by the coding sequence ATGTCTGATATTCAAATAAAACTTCCTGATGGCAGTTCTCGAGCATTGGCTCAGGGAGCCAATGCTCGAGAGCTTGCGCGATCTATTTCACCGCAGTTAGCGAAAAAGGTGGTGGTGGCTCTTGTTAATGGAAAGATTCAGGATTTGGCAGATCCGCTTAATGATGGTGATCAAGTCGTTTTGCTTGATGCAAAATGCTCAGAGGCCCATGACGTGATCAATCACAGCTGCGAGCATGTTTTGGCCGCTGCAGTGGTAGAATTATTTCCCCAAGCTCAAGTTACGATGGGACCTAAAAATCACCAAGAAGGTTTTTATTATGATTTTGATATAGGAAGACCTTTCTTGGAAGAAGATATTGCCCTGATTGAAAAAAAAATGGCCAGTCTTATTAAGTCCGGCATCAGTTTTAAAAAAAGCTGGAAAAATAAAGCTCAGGCTAGAGAGATTTTTGAAAAATTAGGACAAAGATACAAACCAGAGATTCTAGACTGGATCGATGGGGACAGTGTTACTCTGTATGAGAGCGCTCATTTTATTGATCTATGTCGTGGTCCTCATTTGCCATCCGGAAACTTTATTAAGGCTTTTAAGTTACTGGGTGTCTCTGGAAGTTATTGGAGAGGAGACTCATCAAAAGAGATGTTGCAGCGTATTAGTGGCGTGGCTTTTGCCTCTCAACAAGAGCTCGATGAGTATATTTTTCGTCTTGAAGAAGCTAAACGCCGCGATCACCGTAAACTTGGTCCTCGCCATAATCTCTTTTTTGTCTCTGAAAAATTTTCTTCTTGGGATGATAATCATGTCGCAAGCAGTGAGGCTCGGGTTGTTGTGTCTGTGCCTGCAGCTCATGTAGGTCATAACTCTTTGCAGAAAATTGTTGCGCATTTGGAAGACTTGCTTATGCAGCTCAAAGAAAAACTGCCAAGCAAAAGCTTGTCTTTGCGGGGGATAAATGTACTGCCAAAAAGTGAAGACTGTGAAAAGGCTGTTGCAGATCTCAGAATATTCTCCTGCGCTCAGGATGCAAAAGTCAGAAAAGATGTCTTGGATGAAGTTTTGCGCTTTAACCAGAAAAATAATGAGTGTGAAGTAAAGTGTCAGTATGAGACGCATGCTATTGAAGAAGTCGGTCCTGGCCTCGTGATGTGGCTTCCTGACGGTGGTCGACTGCGTACTTTGGTGGAAGATTTTTCCAAGAAACGCCACATGGATAATGGCTACGATATGGTTTATTCTCCTCACATTGCTAAAAGCGATCTATGGCGAATTTCTGGCCACTTAGGTTTTTATCAGGATTCTATGTTTGCCCCTATGAACGTGGAGGGTAATGAGTATTTGCTTAAACCAATGAACTGTCCCTTTCATGTACTGATGTATAAATTCAAACCACGCAGCTATCGTGAATTGCCTTTGCGCTTGGCTGAATTTGGCACTGTTTACCGCTATGAATTAGCTGGAGTTTTGCACGGTCTCATGCGCGTGAGAGGATTTACTCAGGATGATGCCCATCTTTTTTGTCGCTGGGACCAATTAGATGAAGAGCTTGATAAAGTTTTAACTTTTGTTTTGAGTATGCTTAAGGCTTTTGGTTTTAGTGATTTTGAAGTCAATATTTCTACCAGGCCTGAAAAATATGTAGGTGATTTAAATGATTGGGTACGTGCAGAAAAAAGCCTGAAATTGGCGGTAGAGCGAACAAAATTGTCGTTTCAGACCGATGAAGGGGGCGGAGCATTCTATGGCCCTAAGATTGATATAAAACTTAAAGATTGTTTAGGGCGTATGTGGCAATGCTCGACTGTTCAACTTGATTTTAATAACCCTGAACGTTTTGATTTAAGCTTTATCAATAATAATGGGGAAAAAGAACGCCCTGTTATGTTGCATCGCGCTCTATTTGGTTCGGTCGAACGTTTTATTGGGATTTTGATCGAGCATTATGCAGGAGCTTTTCCTGCATGGCTCTCGCCTAAGCAAGTGAGGGTTTTAACTGTTAGTGATAAGCATAATGATCATGCTATGAAGGTTGCTCAAGCTCTCACAGGTGCAGGTATTAGAGCAGAATTTAAAGAAAGCCACGATAAATTAGGAGCGAAAATTCGTGATGCCCAGTTAGATAAAATTCCTATGATGGTGATAGTTGGTGACCAAGAAGTAAAGGAGAATGGCGGTACGCTGCGTTTAAGGTCGCAGGAAGTCAAAGGTTTTTATCCGTTAGATGCGTTGGTAGAGCTTATCCGTGATGAATGCAAGCAGCCTGTATAA
- the rplT gene encoding 50S ribosomal protein L20, with the protein MARVKGGVVTRRRHKRVLKRASGYYGKKSRLFKLANQTVNRAMAFAFRDRKQKKREFRQLWIARINAAVREHGLSYSAFIGGLKKHNVALDRRVLAELACFDAPGFKAVVDSIK; encoded by the coding sequence ATGGCTCGCGTAAAAGGTGGAGTGGTAACTCGTCGTCGCCACAAAAGAGTATTGAAGAGAGCAAGCGGTTACTACGGTAAGAAAAGCCGTTTGTTCAAATTAGCAAATCAGACAGTAAATCGCGCTATGGCGTTTGCTTTCCGTGATCGTAAACAGAAGAAACGTGAATTTCGTCAATTGTGGATAGCTCGGATTAATGCTGCAGTTCGTGAACACGGTTTGAGCTACAGCGCATTTATCGGTGGATTAAAAAAACATAACGTTGCTCTCGATAGACGCGTATTGGCTGAATTAGCCTGTTTTGATGCACCAGGTTTTAAGGCCGTGGTAGATTCGATCAAATAA
- a CDS encoding DUF1810 family protein, which yields MVKTLLSLVLLLSVAACNHNDRILKKNKDSEASVAQPERKYEEDKTDKKHGEASSENEGKNISLETRQLLIKQKNNFPSILSELKKQGRKISHWIWWVFPTEKPGASEPLPKTKIEEKEVEYVLQNTDVDQWAEILEEIFGLLKQHQKGEWKTSGGNIPNSDIIPAIDHGRIEFALTFWLTKAHDELSKRPRLFKAFANLRNFAWYEW from the coding sequence ATGGTCAAGACATTGCTGTCTTTAGTTTTGTTGTTATCTGTGGCTGCATGTAATCATAATGACCGCATTTTAAAAAAAAACAAAGATTCCGAGGCTAGTGTCGCTCAACCAGAGCGCAAATATGAAGAAGATAAGACAGACAAAAAACATGGCGAAGCTTCTTCTGAAAACGAGGGAAAAAATATTAGTTTGGAAACAAGGCAGCTGCTGATTAAACAAAAAAATAATTTTCCGAGCATTTTAAGCGAGTTAAAAAAACAAGGGCGAAAAATTTCTCACTGGATTTGGTGGGTGTTTCCAACTGAAAAACCTGGTGCTAGTGAGCCCTTGCCTAAAACTAAGATCGAAGAGAAGGAAGTTGAATATGTGCTGCAAAATACTGATGTTGACCAATGGGCGGAAATTTTAGAAGAGATATTTGGCCTGTTGAAACAACATCAAAAGGGTGAATGGAAAACGAGTGGTGGTAATATTCCCAATAGCGATATCATTCCCGCTATCGATCATGGCCGCATAGAATTTGCTCTTACATTTTGGCTCACTAAGGCTCATGATGAGCTCAGCAAAAGACCAAGACTTTTTAAGGCCTTTGCTAATTTGAGAAATTTTGCTTGGTACGAATGGTGA
- the infC gene encoding translation initiation factor IF-3: MSNPGGGDFSSQQGRKERFDEPRVNRRIRVPEIRVIGEDGEQLGIMPTIQALRRAEQANLDLVEVQPRAKPPVCKIMDYGKYKYEQSRKLAESKKKQQQIELKEIKFRPKTGDHDFEVKVKSLRRFLDKGDKGKVTVMFRGREIVHPEVGREMLNRVIEALGEDAIIEQNPRLEGRQMVMIVAPGRNGSKKSA; this comes from the coding sequence ATGTCCAACCCAGGGGGGGGAGATTTTTCATCACAGCAGGGGCGCAAAGAACGATTTGATGAGCCAAGAGTCAATCGCCGTATTCGGGTGCCTGAAATTAGGGTAATCGGTGAAGATGGCGAACAGCTAGGAATTATGCCGACTATACAAGCCCTTAGACGAGCAGAACAAGCTAATCTTGACTTGGTGGAGGTTCAGCCACGTGCAAAGCCTCCTGTCTGTAAAATAATGGATTATGGCAAGTACAAGTATGAGCAAAGCCGTAAGTTGGCTGAATCAAAGAAAAAACAACAGCAGATAGAGCTCAAAGAAATTAAGTTTCGCCCTAAAACAGGCGATCATGATTTTGAAGTGAAGGTAAAAAGTTTAAGACGCTTTTTGGATAAAGGTGATAAGGGCAAGGTAACTGTTATGTTTCGCGGGCGCGAAATCGTTCACCCTGAAGTGGGGCGCGAAATGCTCAATCGGGTGATAGAAGCCTTAGGCGAAGACGCAATAATTGAGCAAAATCCAAGACTTGAAGGGCGGCAGATGGTGATGATTGTTGCGCCTGGCCGCAATGGTAGTAAGAAATCTGCATAA
- the mvk gene encoding mevalonate kinase, producing MYVSQPSQVAFSYAPGKVILVGEHAVVYGAKAIAVPIDCGVRVAVMPRPKEYTGAEGPVLRGLGPFFMGEAYLDSTNGPQVLKSALSYLRNNLGKHVSELAIVVEGSLPLGTGLGSSAALSVALVKGVFRYLSREADEFELERHVMALESIFHGQASGIDHAVIMRNVALSFRKTAISVEVHSIKLASPITLVLGIAGPHEGTKNAVRELGLRKNRQEKAYEHIFLGLDQIADEMEFALIQGHKSQVGDLMNIAQGYLNALSLSTPQVEKLCAIARERGALGAKLTGAGGGGAVIALADGNETDIFNAFKAAGYQSLIVQVRPNELS from the coding sequence ATGTATGTTTCACAACCCTCCCAAGTTGCTTTTAGTTATGCTCCAGGGAAAGTAATTCTCGTGGGTGAGCATGCGGTTGTTTATGGTGCCAAGGCTATCGCTGTGCCTATTGATTGCGGAGTACGGGTGGCAGTGATGCCCAGGCCAAAAGAATACACAGGGGCTGAGGGGCCTGTGTTAAGAGGATTAGGCCCATTTTTTATGGGCGAAGCATATTTAGATTCGACCAATGGCCCTCAGGTACTTAAATCTGCCTTAAGTTATTTGCGTAATAATCTTGGTAAGCATGTGAGTGAATTGGCAATTGTGGTTGAAGGATCACTGCCTTTAGGGACCGGCCTGGGATCATCTGCCGCCTTAAGTGTTGCTTTAGTAAAGGGTGTTTTTCGCTACTTATCGAGAGAGGCTGACGAATTCGAGCTAGAACGGCATGTTATGGCTTTAGAAAGTATTTTTCATGGCCAAGCTTCCGGGATTGATCATGCAGTTATTATGAGGAATGTAGCTCTTTCATTTCGAAAGACGGCAATATCTGTGGAAGTACATTCAATAAAATTGGCTTCTCCTATCACTTTAGTTCTTGGAATTGCTGGCCCACACGAGGGAACAAAAAATGCTGTTCGGGAACTTGGGCTTAGAAAAAATCGCCAAGAAAAAGCCTATGAACATATTTTTTTAGGACTTGATCAAATAGCTGATGAAATGGAATTTGCGTTGATCCAAGGTCATAAATCTCAGGTAGGGGATCTAATGAATATTGCTCAAGGCTATTTGAATGCGCTTTCTTTATCCACACCTCAGGTTGAAAAACTTTGCGCCATCGCGCGGGAGAGAGGCGCTTTAGGAGCAAAACTGACGGGGGCTGGAGGTGGTGGTGCTGTGATAGCCTTGGCTGATGGAAATGAAACAGATATCTTTAACGCTTTTAAGGCTGCTGGGTACCAAAGCTTGATTGTACAGGTGCGACCGAATGAATTATCGTAA
- the rpmI gene encoding 50S ribosomal protein L35 — MAGCNKARGLNKPKMKSNRAAKKRFSLTGTGLVKYKKKNLRHGMSNKNRKRKRNLRKAGIMSAGDAGLVMRSLAV, encoded by the coding sequence ATGGCAGGATGTAACAAAGCTCGTGGTTTGAATAAACCAAAGATGAAAAGTAACCGCGCAGCTAAGAAGCGTTTTTCTCTGACAGGTACAGGTCTCGTGAAATATAAGAAGAAAAATCTTAGACACGGGATGTCCAATAAAAATCGTAAACGCAAACGCAATCTACGTAAAGCTGGCATTATGAGCGCAGGCGATGCTGGTTTAGTCATGAGATCGCTAGCAGTTTAG